A genomic stretch from Flavobacterium humidisoli includes:
- a CDS encoding VOC family protein, translating into MATAVNPYLMFNGTCEEAFLFYKSVFGGDFPYIGKFKDAPAEEGEVLSEEALNRIMHVSLPIGNSILMGSDTHPRYGDVGFGDNFSVSVNAESREDADKIFNGLSAGGKVEMPINDTFWGSYFGMFKDKFGINWMVSFDKNEGMK; encoded by the coding sequence ATGGCAACAGCAGTAAACCCATATTTAATGTTTAACGGAACATGCGAAGAAGCATTTTTGTTTTACAAATCAGTTTTTGGTGGAGATTTTCCGTATATCGGGAAATTTAAAGATGCTCCGGCAGAAGAAGGCGAAGTGCTTTCTGAAGAAGCTTTGAATAGAATTATGCACGTATCTCTTCCAATTGGAAATAGTATTTTAATGGGAAGCGACACGCATCCAAGATACGGAGATGTTGGTTTTGGCGATAACTTTTCTGTTTCTGTTAATGCAGAAAGCAGAGAAGATGCCGATAAAATCTTTAACGGACTTTCGGCTGGAGGAAAGGTAGAAATGCCTATTAATGACACTTTCTGGGGATCTTATTTTGGAATGTTTAAAGATAAATTTGGCATCAATTGGATGGTGAGTTTTGATAAAAATGAAGGAATGAAATAA